A window of the Candidatus Tisiphia endosymbiont of Dascillus cervinus genome harbors these coding sequences:
- a CDS encoding Rpn family recombination-promoting nuclease/putative transposase — translation MEKYLDPTNDSLFKKIFRDKENLKEFLNSVLDLSEMYRIKEIEFIPVEELAGIHKGRRSVFDLKVKDESGNWYIIEMQKRNETDYLKRVQYYSAHSYVGQLTEGLTHLDLLPVIVISLIKNRIFDKKVPYISIHKNIETTTNKQYLFDLSYVFIELGKFKKTQLASVADEWLHLFKCATQETEPPKDIKSSKVLDAYHMIERYKLTPAEYDLYIRTKLQEDAEELALAENFNEGQEKKAIEIAKEMLADNEPIEKIVKYTKLSIEEIEKLEKKNGIFD, via the coding sequence ATGGAAAAATATTTAGACCCAACAAATGATAGTTTGTTTAAGAAAATCTTCCGTGATAAGGAGAATTTAAAAGAATTTCTTAATAGTGTTCTTGATTTATCTGAAATGTACAGAATTAAGGAAATTGAATTTATTCCAGTAGAAGAATTAGCCGGGATTCATAAGGGTAGGAGAAGTGTATTTGATTTAAAAGTTAAAGATGAATCAGGAAACTGGTACATTATCGAAATGCAGAAAAGAAATGAAACCGATTATCTAAAAAGAGTACAATATTATTCTGCCCATTCATATGTTGGGCAACTTACAGAAGGTTTAACTCACTTGGATTTATTGCCAGTAATAGTGATTTCATTGATAAAAAATAGAATATTTGACAAAAAAGTGCCTTATATAAGTATTCATAAAAATATTGAGACTACTACTAATAAACAATATTTATTTGACCTATCTTATGTATTCATAGAGCTTGGAAAATTTAAAAAAACACAATTAGCGAGTGTTGCTGATGAGTGGTTACATCTATTCAAATGTGCAACACAAGAGACAGAACCACCTAAAGATATTAAGAGCAGTAAGGTATTAGATGCTTACCATATGATTGAACGGTATAAGCTTACCCCAGCAGAATACGACTTATATATTAGGACTAAATTGCAGGAAGATGCAGAAGAACTTGCTTTAGCAGAAAATTTTAATGAAGGTCAAGAAAAGAAAGCTATAGAAATAGCAAAAGAAATGCTAGCTGATAATGAGCCGATAGAAAAAATAGTTAAATATACAAAACTATCCATAGAAGAAATAGAAAAGCTAGAGAAAAAAAATGGTATATTTGATTGA
- a CDS encoding transposase, whose translation MAFVNYTQHNVPFFFSYVTKTSSSKPYKAVSKLTFSDEEIKSGVEIHIKGFAKDKHVNLFKLTVSTNRVDYIVTNNKTQKSSKAVQDECGFRWVIESMHREIKQLTGIERCQCRKQRIQRNHISCAFLVWAFLKRTAHKIGKTVYQIKLGLLDHYMQQQLRSPSLRYLEPYIA comes from the coding sequence TTGGCATTTGTAAATTATACTCAACATAATGTACCATTTTTTTTCTCATACGTTACTAAAACTTCCTCTTCTAAGCCTTATAAAGCTGTTAGCAAGTTAACGTTTTCAGATGAGGAAATTAAGAGCGGAGTGGAGATTCATATAAAGGGCTTTGCAAAAGATAAGCATGTTAATTTGTTTAAACTTACTGTTTCTACCAACAGAGTTGATTATATTGTTACCAATAACAAAACTCAAAAATCTTCTAAAGCCGTACAAGATGAGTGTGGCTTTCGTTGGGTAATTGAGAGCATGCATAGAGAAATCAAGCAACTTACCGGTATAGAACGATGCCAATGCAGAAAACAACGCATCCAGCGTAATCACATTAGTTGTGCATTTTTAGTGTGGGCTTTTCTAAAAAGAACTGCACACAAAATAGGTAAGACGGTTTATCAAATAAAGTTAGGGCTTTTAGATCATTATATGCAACAGCAGTTACGTTCACCCTCTTTACGCTATTTAGAACCTTACATAGCGTAA
- a CDS encoding transposase — MSQKNYSLTYYAEHAKKCSHDVINRFLKNEKYTPSLLWEHIKDDVILSPNGYTIFDDTVLNKRNTKKIEIARSQYSGATGGITTGIGVVSLVYYNPDINKFWVIDYRIFSPEHDGATKVEHLLNMLNNAVYSKKIPFQTVLFDTWYATHKIMQHVDSLGKYYYAPIKANRNVTKTSSSKPYKAVSKLTFSDEEIKSGVEIHIKGFAKDKHVNLFKLTVSTNRVDYIVTNNKTQKSSKAVQDECGFRWVIESMHREIKQLTGIERCQCRKQRIQRNHISCAFLVWAFLKRTAHKIGKTVYQIKLGLLDHYMQQQLRSPSLRYLEPYIA, encoded by the coding sequence GTGAGTCAAAAGAATTATAGTTTGACCTACTATGCTGAACATGCCAAAAAATGTAGCCATGATGTTATTAATAGATTTTTAAAAAATGAAAAATATACACCTTCTTTGTTATGGGAACATATTAAGGATGATGTTATTTTATCGCCTAACGGATATACAATATTTGATGATACGGTGTTAAATAAAAGAAATACCAAGAAAATAGAAATTGCTAGATCACAGTACAGTGGGGCTACAGGTGGTATTACTACTGGTATAGGAGTAGTAAGTTTGGTATATTATAATCCGGATATTAATAAGTTTTGGGTAATAGATTACCGAATTTTTTCGCCCGAACATGATGGAGCGACAAAAGTAGAACACCTATTAAATATGTTAAATAATGCTGTGTATAGCAAAAAGATTCCTTTTCAAACTGTGCTTTTTGACACATGGTATGCTACGCATAAAATTATGCAACATGTTGATTCCTTGGGTAAATATTATTATGCTCCTATTAAAGCAAATAGAAACGTTACTAAAACTTCCTCTTCTAAGCCTTATAAAGCTGTTAGCAAGTTAACGTTTTCAGATGAGGAAATTAAGAGCGGAGTGGAGATTCATATAAAGGGCTTTGCAAAAGATAAGCATGTTAATTTGTTTAAACTTACTGTTTCTACCAACAGAGTTGATTATATTGTTACCAATAACAAAACTCAAAAATCTTCTAAAGCCGTACAAGATGAGTGTGGCTTTCGTTGGGTAATTGAGAGCATGCATAGAGAAATCAAGCAACTTACCGGTATAGAACGATGCCAATGCAGAAAACAACGCATCCAGCGTAATCACATTAGTTGTGCATTTTTAGTGTGGGCTTTTCTAAAAAGAACTGCACACAAAATAGGTAAGACGGTTTATCAAATAAAGTTAGGGCTTTTAGATCATTATATGCAACAGCAGTTACGTTCACCCTCTTTACGCTATTTAGAACCTTACATAGCGTAA
- a CDS encoding MepB family protein has protein sequence MFKLNSMNVRFRVAKITPTKIGQFVTLWKRIGNGSIQPYDIADSIDLFIQNLRYVRF, from the coding sequence ATGTTCAAGTTAAATTCTATGAATGTTAGATTTCGTGTTGCTAAGATTACTCCTACAAAAATTGGTCAATTTGTAACACTATGGAAGAGAATTGGGAATGGATCAATTCAGCCATATGATATTGCAGATTCAATTGATCTTTTTATTCAAAACTTACGCTATGTAAGGTTCTAA
- a CDS encoding palindromic element RPE1 domain-containing protein, giving the protein MYNIRCNDSLFIRPLSKLAYAEGFEGDAERRTAAYSNVREDSSTASTYKSPAEVEFRKRSIISSR; this is encoded by the coding sequence ATGTATAATATTCGTTGTAATGACTCTTTGTTCATTAGACCTCTTTCGAAACTCGCTTATGCTGAGGGATTTGAAGGAGACGCGGAACGCAGAACCGCAGCGTACTCTAATGTACGTGAGGATTCGAGTACCGCATCGACGTACAAATCGCCAGCAGAAGTAGAGTTTCGAAAGAGGTCTATTATATCATCTCGTTGA
- a CDS encoding patatin-like phospholipase family protein — translation MSKLQKEMQERQQSPFKYVVFSGGGAKGVGYSGVYEGLNKSKVIEEVEAVAGSSAGAIAAVVTAFGTPPKEYEAISKNTNFKDLLGTQGFSIGPVPLSKDGTPLYELVDKTIRKGAYNFLKGKNFVELATARHERISEELRELDKKRQDLLNTIETLKQQDDNNSQQIADINENIQGLDFQEQNFKKQSKKIQAIIESNGKEFIELTDKCQKGGELLFKDLALLRLLDPVQFKDLLITAVRRDDSTLQIFSAENTPDVPIARACHASASLPLVFQPVKIDGVEYVDGGYRDNTPMDYFPENNSKVDVTEELDGFENVTLAKKRGRVLALAFGSGMDDSANIAIYSAKNFEGPNVLVKFLLDVVYKMLAKVGGNLIYTKTNEKTFDDLRENALNTITLNTKRISTLSFDDAEQYAPYLHTKAYLQTLEYLDNFELGKEVDKAFEQQKFLLNVYEVYDNDNLNKTFFNKLLDHIAPPPPEETKKKNSWQDRDVMRNHQEKADTLLSFCTEEHWKGKDNKAVLKEYVIVAATARSNELRNDTKSIESLIKTLNNPTTPSKIKNDFVELLAIDKKQDQRFDTSKSPAKNITEFKFTKEDFKDFLGKNKSEAFRISSGGKGVGQAKGG, via the coding sequence ATGAGTAAATTACAAAAAGAAATGCAAGAAAGGCAGCAAAGTCCTTTTAAATATGTGGTTTTTAGTGGTGGTGGAGCTAAGGGGGTTGGATATTCTGGTGTTTATGAGGGTTTGAATAAATCTAAAGTAATTGAAGAGGTAGAAGCAGTTGCAGGATCATCGGCAGGGGCAATAGCTGCTGTAGTGACTGCATTTGGTACACCACCTAAAGAATATGAAGCTATTTCAAAAAATACAAACTTCAAAGATTTACTTGGGACTCAAGGATTTTCAATTGGTCCGGTGCCGCTTAGCAAAGATGGTACTCCATTATACGAGCTTGTAGATAAGACTATAAGAAAAGGTGCTTATAATTTTTTAAAGGGCAAGAATTTTGTGGAACTTGCTACAGCGAGACATGAAAGAATTTCAGAAGAACTGAGAGAGTTAGACAAAAAAAGGCAAGATCTTTTAAATACGATTGAAACATTAAAACAACAAGATGATAATAATAGTCAGCAGATTGCTGATATAAATGAAAATATTCAAGGTTTAGATTTTCAGGAACAAAATTTTAAAAAACAATCCAAGAAAATTCAAGCTATAATAGAATCTAACGGGAAAGAATTCATTGAATTAACAGACAAATGTCAAAAGGGTGGTGAACTCCTTTTTAAGGATTTAGCTCTTTTAAGACTTCTTGATCCAGTGCAATTTAAAGACTTATTAATTACTGCAGTAAGACGAGATGATAGTACTTTGCAAATTTTTAGTGCTGAAAATACTCCTGATGTTCCAATTGCTAGAGCTTGCCATGCTTCCGCTTCTCTTCCTTTAGTTTTTCAACCTGTAAAAATTGATGGTGTCGAGTATGTCGATGGGGGGTATAGAGACAATACTCCTATGGACTATTTCCCTGAAAATAACAGTAAAGTCGATGTTACGGAAGAGTTGGATGGTTTTGAGAATGTTACCCTAGCAAAAAAGCGAGGTAGGGTTTTAGCTCTTGCCTTCGGTAGTGGTATGGATGATTCAGCAAATATTGCTATATATAGTGCCAAGAATTTTGAAGGTCCAAATGTCCTAGTGAAATTTTTACTTGATGTAGTATATAAAATGCTAGCTAAAGTTGGTGGAAATCTTATATACACAAAAACTAATGAAAAGACTTTTGATGATTTACGTGAAAATGCATTAAATACGATTACATTAAATACTAAACGTATATCTACTCTCAGCTTTGATGATGCTGAACAATATGCACCTTACTTACATACTAAAGCTTATCTTCAGACTTTGGAGTATTTAGATAATTTTGAACTTGGTAAAGAGGTAGATAAAGCGTTTGAACAACAAAAATTTCTCCTAAATGTTTATGAAGTTTATGATAATGACAATTTGAATAAAACTTTTTTTAATAAGCTATTAGATCATATAGCCCCACCCCCACCGGAAGAAACTAAAAAAAAGAACTCTTGGCAAGATCGTGATGTTATGCGAAATCATCAAGAAAAAGCTGACACATTGTTATCTTTTTGTACGGAAGAGCACTGGAAGGGGAAAGATAACAAGGCTGTATTAAAAGAGTATGTAATAGTTGCAGCAACTGCACGCAGTAATGAACTTAGAAATGATACCAAGTCTATAGAATCACTGATTAAGACCTTAAATAATCCAACAACACCGAGTAAAATTAAAAATGATTTTGTAGAATTATTAGCTATTGATAAAAAACAAGATCAGAGATTTGATACAAGTAAAAGTCCAGCAAAGAATATTACTGAGTTTAAGTTTACAAAAGAAGATTTTAAAGATTTTCTAGGTAAAAATAAAAGTGAGGCATTTCGAATTAGTAGTGGAGGAAAGGGAGTAGGGCAGGCTAAGGGGGGATGA
- a CDS encoding DUF2335 domain-containing protein: MKDSKSFFANNNRLNKGYLKVSNPKESDNSFYSKKFAHVLPPVDLMAEYENIYPGTLTKLIAMAEKEQVHRHQMDIKSIEVYESVTKKGRISSIIFMIMVCITTVVLAVLGHFMIASIFTVSVLLGIGTGVFLSSAKFTKRKDYTRR, from the coding sequence ATGAAAGATAGTAAAAGTTTTTTTGCTAATAACAATAGGTTGAACAAAGGATATTTAAAAGTTAGTAATCCTAAGGAGTCGGATAATAGCTTCTATAGTAAGAAGTTTGCACATGTTTTGCCACCTGTAGATTTAATGGCAGAATATGAAAATATTTATCCAGGAACATTGACAAAGCTAATTGCCATGGCAGAAAAAGAGCAAGTACATAGACATCAGATGGATATTAAAAGTATTGAGGTTTATGAAAGCGTAACAAAAAAAGGTAGAATAAGTAGCATTATATTCATGATAATGGTCTGTATTACTACTGTAGTTTTGGCTGTGTTGGGGCATTTTATGATTGCCAGTATTTTCACTGTTTCAGTATTGTTAGGTATAGGAACTGGAGTATTCTTGTCTTCTGCTAAATTTACTAAGCGGAAAGACTATACTAGAAGGTAA
- a CDS encoding NAD kinase, whose protein sequence is MNLNKIAIVYNSSTKSLGLVRQLELVYKFCKVEEAEIIVVVGGDGELLHAIHRYMHLDVSFYGINSGNIGFLMNPVIVEKLMDNLQESIISHLYPLKMQAESIDNKTYTALAINEVSIFRKTNQAAKFKIEIDQVERMSELVADGAMVATPAGSSAYNLSAGGPILPLESNVLCLTPICPFRPRRWHGALLPFSTTIKFEILESNKRPVNAAADFQEFDNIKSVLIKSVKNKKIKLLFDKKNSLENRIIKEQFNE, encoded by the coding sequence ATTAATTTAAATAAAATTGCGATTGTTTATAATAGTTCGACAAAATCATTAGGACTAGTTAGACAGCTTGAACTAGTTTATAAGTTTTGTAAGGTAGAAGAAGCAGAAATAATTGTTGTAGTTGGAGGGGACGGAGAATTACTACATGCGATACACCGTTATATGCATCTTGATGTTTCTTTTTATGGAATTAATTCTGGTAACATTGGGTTTTTAATGAATCCAGTTATTGTTGAAAAGTTAATGGATAATTTACAAGAATCTATAATTTCTCATTTATACCCTTTAAAAATGCAAGCAGAAAGCATAGACAATAAAACCTATACTGCCCTAGCTATTAATGAAGTATCAATATTTCGTAAAACCAACCAAGCTGCTAAATTCAAGATCGAAATTGATCAAGTTGAGCGTATGAGTGAATTAGTAGCCGATGGGGCAATGGTTGCAACCCCAGCTGGCAGTAGTGCATACAATTTATCTGCTGGAGGTCCTATTTTGCCACTTGAGTCAAACGTATTATGCCTCACACCAATTTGTCCTTTCCGTCCAAGACGCTGGCATGGTGCGTTACTACCATTTTCTACTACTATAAAGTTTGAAATCTTAGAAAGTAATAAAAGACCAGTAAATGCAGCTGCAGATTTTCAAGAGTTTGATAATATTAAGTCAGTATTAATTAAATCTGTAAAAAACAAGAAGATAAAGTTACTATTTGATAAAAAAAATAGCCTTGAAAATCGAATTATTAAAGAGCAATTTAATGAGTAA
- a CDS encoding phosphatase PAP2 family protein, with amino-acid sequence MINTNLVYTSIFTFGIVLLLTILLPNLDIDFSKLFYDSNNGFIYRNNNIVQLLFEIIPILTTILTIVILLYLLYLIVKYKTFNMLIISGGFYIILSTAIGPGLLVNYIFKENFGRARPLQIKEFNGTKNFTRAFSISNECLHNCSFSSGHAAMAYSLTSFAYVAPLIFFSRIYSITLIFGTLVGLSRILMGGHFLSDVLASCVVTLIINHLLYLCWQKLKLI; translated from the coding sequence ATGATTAATACTAATTTAGTTTATACTAGTATATTCACCTTTGGTATAGTTTTATTATTAACTATACTACTTCCTAATTTGGATATAGATTTCTCAAAATTATTCTACGACAGCAATAATGGATTTATCTATCGTAACAATAATATTGTACAATTATTATTTGAAATTATTCCAATATTAACTACTATACTGACTATAGTAATATTATTATACCTACTTTACTTAATTGTTAAGTACAAAACTTTTAATATGCTTATTATTTCAGGGGGTTTTTATATAATTTTATCTACAGCAATAGGTCCTGGACTACTAGTAAATTATATATTTAAAGAAAATTTTGGTAGGGCTCGTCCGCTGCAGATTAAAGAGTTTAATGGTACAAAAAATTTTACTAGAGCCTTCTCAATCTCTAATGAATGTTTACATAATTGCTCATTTTCATCAGGTCATGCAGCTATGGCGTATAGCTTAACTAGTTTTGCTTATGTTGCTCCTTTGATATTTTTCTCAAGAATTTATAGTATCACATTGATTTTTGGTACATTAGTTGGACTAAGTCGTATATTAATGGGAGGACATTTTTTAAGTGATGTACTGGCTTCATGTGTTGTTACACTAATAATTAATCATCTATTATATTTATGTTGGCAAAAACTAAAATTAATTTAA
- a CDS encoding ribonuclease J: MSFNIKNHKNDLLFLPLGGANEIGINVNLYHYQGKWLMVDCGSGFADDYLPGVDMIIADISFIERYKKDIVGLVLTHAHEDHLGAIQYLWSSLECPIYATTFTANFLKLRLAEYDFAKTIKIHEVKPSAKINLDPFQLEMIPLTHSAPEMQAIMIRTEAGNILHTGDWKFDNDPVLGKKADEALLKSYGDEGVLALVCDSTNVFNEGTSGSEGEVRKSLVDIIAGCSQMVVVTTFASNLARLETLIHAGQMAKRKVVLSGRSLHRILLAAQESGYMKDIAPLIDERDIARFKRQELLVIATGCQGEPLAATAKMANNSHHSIKLAPKDTIIFSSKIIPGNEKKIFRMFNIFVRSGIEVVTERDHFVHVSGHPSIDELKHMYSLIRPQICVPVHGEPVHIHEHAKLARKNGIKHAVEVENGSLVLLDPHNPRILSKVTTGYLAVDGNYLLPAESSIFRTRRRMRDSGIVVASLVINKNGSLSCSPILSMPGLLDSDDDAQLINMIKDDIAETIEIQRKSKGSILNEQIENAVRSAIRKTLKHEINKSPIIIVNVEKAY; encoded by the coding sequence ATGTCATTCAACATTAAAAACCATAAAAATGATTTACTATTTTTACCACTTGGTGGTGCAAATGAAATAGGCATAAATGTCAATCTATATCATTATCAAGGAAAATGGTTGATGGTTGACTGCGGTAGCGGTTTTGCCGATGATTATTTACCAGGTGTTGACATGATAATTGCTGATATTAGCTTTATTGAACGCTATAAAAAAGATATAGTAGGTTTAGTTCTAACTCACGCACATGAAGACCATTTGGGAGCAATCCAATATTTGTGGAGTAGCCTAGAATGTCCAATATATGCCACTACCTTTACAGCAAATTTTCTAAAACTTAGATTAGCAGAATATGATTTTGCTAAAACTATAAAAATTCATGAAGTAAAGCCTTCGGCAAAAATAAATCTTGATCCATTCCAACTAGAGATGATACCGCTAACCCACTCAGCTCCAGAAATGCAGGCAATTATGATACGTACAGAAGCTGGCAATATTCTCCATACAGGAGACTGGAAATTTGATAATGATCCGGTACTTGGTAAGAAAGCTGATGAAGCTCTACTAAAATCTTATGGTGATGAAGGGGTTCTAGCTTTAGTCTGTGACTCAACTAATGTATTTAATGAAGGAACTTCTGGTTCAGAAGGAGAAGTGCGTAAAAGTTTAGTAGATATTATAGCAGGTTGCTCTCAGATGGTTGTGGTAACAACTTTTGCCTCAAATTTGGCTCGTCTTGAGACTCTAATTCACGCAGGTCAGATGGCAAAAAGAAAAGTTGTCCTATCGGGAAGAAGTTTGCATAGAATTTTGCTTGCAGCACAGGAAAGTGGTTATATGAAAGATATTGCCCCTTTGATCGATGAACGAGATATAGCAAGATTTAAAAGGCAAGAACTTTTAGTTATTGCTACTGGTTGCCAAGGTGAACCTCTAGCAGCTACTGCAAAAATGGCAAATAATAGTCACCATAGTATAAAGTTAGCTCCTAAAGATACAATTATATTTTCTTCAAAAATTATTCCTGGCAATGAAAAGAAAATTTTCCGTATGTTTAATATTTTTGTGAGGTCAGGAATTGAAGTGGTAACTGAACGAGATCATTTTGTCCATGTTTCTGGGCATCCATCAATTGACGAACTCAAACACATGTACTCTCTAATTAGACCTCAGATTTGTGTACCAGTGCATGGTGAGCCGGTACATATACATGAACACGCGAAATTAGCTCGTAAAAATGGTATAAAACATGCTGTTGAAGTCGAAAATGGTAGCTTAGTATTACTTGATCCTCATAATCCTCGTATTTTATCCAAGGTAACAACAGGTTATTTGGCTGTTGACGGCAATTATCTTTTACCAGCAGAATCATCAATTTTTAGAACTCGTAGACGTATGCGTGATTCTGGTATAGTAGTGGCAAGTTTGGTAATAAATAAAAATGGTAGCCTTAGTTGCAGCCCTATTTTATCTATGCCGGGTCTTCTTGACTCTGACGATGATGCACAGCTAATTAATATGATTAAAGATGATATTGCTGAAACGATAGAAATTCAGAGAAAATCAAAAGGTAGCATTCTCAATGAACAGATTGAGAATGCTGTAAGGTCAGCTATTCGTAAGACATTGAAACATGAGATAAATAAATCACCCATTATCATAGTCAATGTGGAAAAAGCTTATTGA
- the tsaB gene encoding tRNA (adenosine(37)-N6)-threonylcarbamoyltransferase complex dimerization subunit type 1 TsaB, with translation MKILAFDTANNSASVAISEDQVILAYIEELRSSMQAETIVPMIEEALKIAKLSYPDLDYLTVTNGPGSFTGIRIGLSVAKGILLSTDIIGTTISNFEFSWWMASRQVKNYNKIFIFLNAYRGQLYSQVFDQNEQASIPSLINYDQAVELLNTENAAINVCAGSGVEMIYDKIRDIKNLTILPRFTRVKALHICKYIADKIRKHNFSNSIEPLYIRPADAKIRLLT, from the coding sequence ATGAAAATTTTAGCATTTGATACGGCAAATAATAGTGCATCTGTTGCAATCTCTGAAGATCAGGTTATTCTAGCCTATATTGAGGAATTAAGGTCTTCTATGCAAGCTGAAACTATAGTGCCAATGATTGAGGAAGCACTGAAAATAGCAAAGCTTTCTTATCCTGACCTAGATTATTTAACCGTTACAAACGGTCCGGGTAGTTTTACAGGCATTAGAATAGGGTTATCAGTGGCAAAAGGCATTTTGCTAAGTACAGATATAATAGGCACTACTATATCTAATTTTGAGTTTTCCTGGTGGATGGCTAGCAGGCAAGTAAAAAATTATAATAAAATTTTTATTTTTCTCAATGCATATAGAGGACAATTATATAGCCAAGTTTTTGACCAAAATGAACAAGCTTCTATTCCTTCACTGATAAATTATGACCAAGCTGTGGAATTATTAAATACAGAAAATGCTGCTATTAATGTCTGTGCAGGTAGTGGGGTAGAGATGATATACGACAAGATTAGGGATATAAAAAATTTAACAATCTTACCTCGTTTTACTAGAGTTAAGGCACTGCATATATGTAAATATATAGCCGATAAAATAAGGAAGCACAATTTCTCTAACTCCATAGAACCGTTATATATTAGACCAGCTGATGCGAAGATTAGACTTCTTACATAA